In Prunus dulcis chromosome 2, ALMONDv2, whole genome shotgun sequence, a single genomic region encodes these proteins:
- the LOC117617635 gene encoding probable pectate lyase 4, which translates to MASLPYADVDFSLRALSGRAEGFGRFAIGGLHGPLYFVTTLADDGPGSLREGCRKQEPLWIVFEVSGTIHLSSYLSVSSYKTIDGRGQRVKLTGKGLRMKECEHIIVCNLEFQGGRGHDVDGIQIKPNSRHIWIDRCSLRDYDDGLIDITRQSTDITISRCYFAQHDKTMLIGADPSHVGDRCIRVTIHHCFFDGTRQRQPRLRFGKVHLYNNYTRNWGIYAVCASVESQIYSQCNIYEAGNKKKTFEYYTEKAADREEAKSGFISSEGDLFLNGAQPCALTGFNQECMFHPSEFYPHWTMEAASDSLKTILQILTGWQSIHRPAEQAQAVTV; encoded by the exons ATGGCTTCGCTACCGTACGCCGACGTGGATTTCAGCTTGAGAGCATTGTCCGGTCGGGCCGAGGGCTTCGGCCGGTTCGCCATCGGCGGCCTCCACGGGCCGCTCTATTTCGTCACCACTTTGGCAG ATGATGGTCCAGGCTCACTTCGTGAAGGATGTCGAAAACAAGAACCACTGTGGATTGTCTTTGAGGTTTCTGGCACCATTCACCTTTCGTCTTACTTGAGTGTGTCATCTTATAAGACAATTGATGGACGAGGCCAGAGAGTAAAGCTCACAGGAAAGGGCCTTAGAATGAAGGAATGTGAACACATAATTGTCTGCAACCTTGAGTTTCAAGGCGGTAGAGGACATGATGTTGATGGCATTCAGATAAAACCGAATTCTAGGCACATTTGGATAGACCGATGCAGCCTTCGTGATTATGATGATGGACTCATAGATATCACCAGACAAAGTACAGATATAACCATCTCTAG ATGTTACTTCGCACAACATGACAAGACAATGCTTATTGGAGCAGACCCCTCCCACGTTGGCGATAGATGCATTCGGGTGACAATTCATCATTGTTTTTTTGATGGGACAAGGCAAAGACAACCTCGCCTTAGATTTGGGAAAGTTCATCTTTACAACAATTACACTCGAAACTGGGGTATATATGCTGTTTGCGCCAGCGTAGAATCCCAG aTATACTCCCAATGCAACATATATGAAGCaggaaataagaaaaagactTTCGAATATTATACAGAAAAG GCAGCAGACAGAGAAGAGGCAAAATCTGGCTTCATAAGTTCTGAGGGCGACCTATTCCTGAACGGAGCTCAACCATGCGCATTAACAGGGTTCAATCAAGAATGCATGTTCCATCCAAGCGAATTTTATCCACATTGGACTATGGAAGCAGCCTCAGATTCTCTTAAAACTATTCTCCAAATTCTTACAGGTTGGCAATCCATTCATAGGCCAGCAGAGCAGGCGCAGGCGGTAACTGTATAG
- the LOC117617627 gene encoding exocyst complex component EXO70H1-like, translated as MMLSETPKSGAATLAPRKVTPSRFFFQSTKTNSSSSYSLSSSCTASTPSRSFSLLMMEENIAIAESIITKWDPNSSLYTKITFLFQHSRKEAKEFLKSVNYLRSAMHVLVGGSSASKLVLAQNLMQTAMKRLEKEFYQILSANRDHLDPESVSSRSSGSAKFYNADETGSEDELEIVGESITEVERASAFAMSDLKSIADCMISSGYGIECVKIYKIIRKSIVDGGLFRLGIQQFKSPQVHKMDLEGLESILRNWMDAVKIAVKALFRGEKYLCDHVFSASENIKESCFYEITKEGATTLFRFPELIVKNKKAPERIFWQLEIYEAVSDLWPEIESIFDSESTQAIKLQALSSWLKLSDSVWTILSDFESTIQKDSSKILVFGGGIHPLTRSVMNYVSSLADYYGVLSDILADHPPPGNSSFQEFKSVVSDDCSTPEVSVHLAWLIFVLLCKLDIKAEIYKDVSLSYLFLANNLHFIVEKVNNTPNLKLLLGKDWVSEHMKKVKLYASNYETTAWTKVLSSLPERSADISPEMAKECFRKFNTAFEEAYRKQTSWIVEDGKLRNDLKVSISQKLVPTYQEFYDTYMVMLSGEKNMELLARVSPNDLGNYLSDLFHGTSASVSSTTSSSLVPSQRCFLI; from the coding sequence ATGATGCTATCAGAGACCCCTAAGAGTGGTGCTGCTACACTCGCACCGAGAAAAGTAACGCCAAGCCGCTTTTTCTTCCAATCTACCAAAAccaactcttcttcttcatattcacTTTCAAGCTCTTGCACTGCTTCAACCCCTTCCCGCAGCTTCTCTCTACTGATGATGGAAGAAAACATCGCAATTGCTGAATCCATTATCACCAAATGGGATCCAAACTCTTCCTTATACACCAAAATCACTTTTCTGTTCCAGCATAGCagaaaagaagccaaagaGTTCCTCAAATCCGTAAACTACTTGCGTAGTGCTATGCATGTTTTAGTTGGTGGAAGCTCAGCCAGCAAGCTTGTACTTGCTCAAAATCTAATGCAAACAGCGATGAAAAGGCTTGAAAAAGAGTTTTACCAGATATTGTCTGCAAACCGGGATCACCTAGACCCTGAATCGGTTTCAAGTCGATCATCAGGATCAGCCAAATTTTATAATGCAGACGAGACTGGATCAGAAGACGAGTTGGAAATTGTTGGTGAGTCAATCACAGAGGTTGAGAGAGCCTCAGCATTTGCCATGTCAGACCTGAAGTCAATAGCGGATTGTATGATCAGTTCTGGCTATGGTATAGAGTGCGTGAAGATATACAAAATTATCCGGAAGTCAATAGTGGATGGAGGATTGTTTCGCCTTGGAATCCAACAGTTCAAATCTCCGCAAGTTCATAAAATGGATTTGGAAGGACTAGAAAGCATACTCAGGAACTGGATGGATGCTGTAAAGATTGCTGTGAAAGCACTATTTCGTGGAGAAAAATATCTCTGTGATCATGTGTTTTCAGCATCTGAGAATATCAAAGAGTCGTGCTTCTATGAGATAACCAAAGAAGGAGCCACCACCCTATTCAGATTTCCTGAACTCATTGTGAAGAACAAGAAAGCCCCAGAAAGAATTTTCTGGCAACTGGAAATCTATGAAGCAGTCTCTGATCTTTGGCCGGAGATTGAATCTATATTCGACTCTGAATCAACCCAAGCTATAAAGCTACAAGCTCTTTCATCATGGCTCAAACTTTCAGATTCTGTTTGGACCATTCTTTCCGATTTCGAATCAACAATTCAAAAGGACTCATCAAAGATTCTAGTTTTCGGAGGCGGGATTCACCCACTGACCCGGTCAGTGATGAACTATGTATCTTCACTAGCAGATTACTATGGAGTTCTCTCTGATATCCTTGCTGACCATCCACCACCAGGGAATTCATCATTTCAAGAATTCAAAAGCGTAGTGTCAGATGACTGTTCAACACCAGAAGTGTCAGTCCACCTAGCTTGGCTCATTTTTGTCCTTTTGTGCAAGCTTGACATCAAAGCTGAGATTTATAAAGATGTGTCTTTGTCATATCTCTTCCTTGCCAACAATCTTCACTTCATTGTTGAGAAGGTGAACAACACACCCAACCTGAAACTCCTCCTTGGTAAAGATTGGGTATCTGAACACATGAAGAAGGTTAAACTGTATGCTTCAAACTACGAAACCACAGCGTGGACAAAGGTGTTATCATCATTACCAGAGAGGTCAGCAGACATATCTCCTGAAATGGCAAAGGAGTGTTTTAGGAAGTTCAACACAGCGTTTGAAGAGGCATATAGGAAACAGACATCCTGGATTGTAGAGGATGGGAAGTTGAGGAATGACTTGAAGGTGTCAATTTCACAGAAACTAGTACCAACCTATCAAGAATTTTACGACACATACATGGTGATGCTAAGTGGGGAGAAAAATATGGAGTTGTTGGCAAGAGTTTCACCAAATGACTTGGGGAATTACTTGTCTGATTTGTTCCATGGGACTTCCGCCTCAGTTAGTTCTACCACTTCATCTTCATTGGTGCCTTCTCAGAGATGCTTCCTCATCTAA
- the LOC117617630 gene encoding 3-ketoacyl-CoA synthase 19-like, whose product MELFMAMCLLPLFCACLYLCKLVLQWRNQQCYLLAYECYKATDDRKLDTESCVKIIQRNKNLGLEEYRFLLKTIVNSGLGEETYGPRNVIAGREDCPSLEDALWEMDDILSVTLDKLFDKTGISPSKIDILVVNVSLFSPAPSLTARIINHYKMKKDIKAFNLSGMGCSGSLVAIDLVQNLFKTYKNVHAVVVSTESLGPNWYRGKVKPMILANCLYRSGGCSMLFTNNKALKHRALLKLECIVRTHHGSSDEGYGCSIQVEDKHGFRGFNLSKSIAKVAAKALTMNLRVLVRKVLPLTELLRYVIMSRRQNKIAEHRRGVGAGGTGLNLKAGLEHFCIPPTEGAVVNGVGNSLGLNDYDLEPARMALHRFGNTSSGGLWYVLGYMEAKKRLKKRDKILMVSFGAGYECNNCVWVVLRDLHDANVWKDCIERYPPTTLVNPFMDRLSWINDERLSFVTFEEVMNAVRVGGVGPG is encoded by the coding sequence ATGGAGCTTTTCATGGCAATGTGTTTATTGCCTCTGTTCTGTGCTTGTCTCTACCTCTGTAAGTTGGTTCTTCAATGGAGGAACCAACAATGCTACTTGCTGGCCTATGAATGCTACAAGGCCACCGATGACAGGAAACTCGACACTGAGTCCTGTGTCAAAATCATTCAGCGGAACAAGAACCTTGGCCTAGAAGAATACAGGTTTCTCCTCAAGACTATTGTCAATTCGGGCCTCGGGGAAGAAACTTACGGTCCAAGAAATGTCATTGCTGGCCGTGAAGATTGCCCTAGCTTGGAAGATGCACTGTGGGAGATGGATGATATATTATCTGTCACACTTGACAAGCTGTTTGACAAAACAGGAATTTCACCTTCGAAAATAGACATACTTGTTGTCAATGTGTCACTCTTCTCCCCTGCGCCTTCTCTAACGGCTAGGATTATAAACCATTACAAGATGAAGAAGGATATCAAGGCCTTCAACCTCTCTGGCATGGGCTGCAGTGGGAGCCTTGTGGCCATTGATCTTGTGCAGAACTTGTTCAAGACATACAAGAATGTACATGCTGTTGTTGTGAGCACAGAGTCCCTTGGTCCAAATTGGTACCGCGGCAAAGTGAAGCCTATGATTCTTGCTAACTGTCTTTACCGGTCAGGAGGGTGTTCTATGCTTTTCACAAACAACAAGGCTCTCAAGCACAGAGCCCTCTTGAAATTGGAATGCATTGTAAGAACCCATCATGGTTCGAGTGATGAAGGCTATGGCTGCTCCATACAAGTAGAAGATAAACATGGGTTCAGGGGTTTTAATCTCAGCAAAAGCATAGCCAAAGTTGCTGCCAAAGCTCTTACTATGAACCTGCGCGTGCTGGTGCGCAAAGTGCTGCCGCTGACTGAATTGCTGCGCTATGTGATCATGTCTCGCcgccaaaacaaaattgctgAGCATCGCCGCGGTGTTGGAGCAGGCGGGACAGGTTTGAATCTCAAGGCTGGACTTGAGCACTTCTGCATACCGCCTACAGAAGGTGCAGTTGTTAATGGGGTTGGCAATAGTTTAGGCCTCAACGACTATGATCTAGAGCCTGCTCGAATGGCACTTCACCGATTTGGCAACACATCCTCCGGTGGCCTTTGGTATGTTTTGGGATACATGGAGGCCAAGAAGCGACTTAAGAAGCGAGACAAGATTCTGATGGTGAGCTTTGGTGCAGGTTATGAGTGCAATAATTGTGTGTGGGTGGTGTTGAGGGATTTGCATGATGCCAATGTGTGGAAAGACTGCATAGAAAGGTACCCTCCAACAACTTTGGTCAACCCTTTCATGGATAGGCTTAGTTGGATCAATGATGAACGCCTAAGCTTTGTCACATTTGAGGAGGTTATGAATGCAGTGCGTGTAGGTGGCGTTGGACCTGGATGA
- the LOC117617631 gene encoding 3-ketoacyl-CoA synthase 19-like, translating to MEIFTTMCLLTLYYGFFCLCKLVLQKRDQSCYMLAYECYKAKEDMKVNSDSCAKIVMQNKNLGLEELRFLLKTIVNSGIGEETSCPRNIIECRNSTIEDELHEMDGIIFDTLDKLFARSTSISPSQIDILVVNVSMFSPAPSLTSRIINRYKMREDIKTFNLSGMGCSESLIAIDVVQNLFKSYKNANAIVVSTESIAPNWYCGKEKSMMLTNCLFRSGGCSMLFTNNRDLKHRAMLKLKHLVRTHIGSSNEAYDCCIQAEDESGYQGFRLTKYLTKAAALAFTMNLQILVPKMLPLREILRYLLASLLHNLSNKSQNLEADGGDGVKLNIKTGIEHFCIHPGGRAIIDGIGKSLGLSDYDVEPSRMALYRFGNTSAAGFWYALGYMEAKQRLKKGNRILMSGFGAGFKCNNIVWEVLKDLEDANVWKDCIDSYPPETLVNPFMEKYGWLNDEYLSFLRLDFSQIFA from the coding sequence ATGGAGATCTTCACGACAATGTGTCTTCTCACCCTTTACTATGGTTTCTTTTGCCTCTGCAAGTTAGTTCTCCAAAAAAGAGACCAGAGCTGCTATATGCTGGCTTATGAGTGTTACAAGGCCAAAGAGGACATGAAGGTCAACAGTGATTCCTGCGCAAAAATCGTCATGCAGAACAAGAATCTGGGATTGGAAGAACTCAGGTTTCTCTTGAAAACTATTGTCAATTCCGGCATTGGTGAAGAAACTTCTTGCCCAAGAAACATCATTGAATGCCGAAATTCAACCATAGAAGATGAGCTTCATGAGATGGATGGTATAATATTTGACACACTTGACAAGCTTTTTGCTAGGTCtacttcaatttctccttCACAAATCGACATTCTGGTTGTCAATGTGTCAATGTTCTCCCCTGCACCCTCTCTAACATCTCGTATAATAAATCGTTACAAGATGAGGGAGGACATCAAGACCTTCAACCTCTCAGGAATGGGATGCAGTGAAAGTCTCATTGCTATTGATGTTGTACAAAACTTGTTCAAGTCATACAAAAACGCAAATGCAATTGTTGTAAGCACAGAATCCATAGCTCCTAACTGGTACTGTGGCAAAGAAAAGTCCATGATGCTCACCAACTGTCTGTTCCGCTCGGGAGGGTGTTCGATGCTGTTCACAAACAACAGAGACCTAAAGCACCGAGCCATGTTGAAGTTAAAGCATCTGGTACGAACCCACATTGGCTCAAGTAATGAAGCGTATGATTGCTGCATACAGGCAGAAGATGAGAGTGGATATCAAGGTTTTCGCCTTACCAAATACCTCACAAAAGCAGCTGCTCTGGCTTTTACAATGAACCTCCAAATTCTAGTCCCTAAAATGCTTCCACTAAGAGAAATTCTCAGGTATCTGTTGGCATCTCTGCTTCATAATTTAAGTAATAAGAGCCAAAACCTAGAAGCAGATGGGGGAGATGGTGTGAAACTGAATATTAAGACTGGGATCGAGCACTTTTGCATTCACCCTGGTGGAAGAGCAATCATAGATGGGATTGGTAAGAGCTTGGGGCTAAGTGATTATGATGTAGAGCCATCTAGAATGGCCCTTTACAGGTTTGGTAACACATCAGCAGCTGGCTTTTGGTATGCTTTGGGATACATGGAGGCCAAGCAGAGGCTTAAGAAGGGCAACAGAATTCTGATGAGTGGATTTGGAGCAGGTTTTAAGTGCAACAATATTGTGTGGGAAGTACTCAAGGACTTGGAGGATGCCAATGTTTGGAAAGATTGCATAGACAGTTACCCTCCTGAAACCCTAGTCAATCCATTCATGGAGAAGTATGGTTGGCTCAATGATGAATATCTAAGCTTTCTTAGGCTTGATTTTTCCCAAATATTTGCTTAA